The following coding sequences are from one Paenibacillus tundrae window:
- a CDS encoding M15 family metallopeptidase translates to MNKSKRKKQQKRKGSFRFWLIATLLLVVVYIWLQQKDDVYEIWPGSRQDVIPITGLHPLVAESEELLVRKAARRGIDVVITHGYRSIEEQDALFDQGRSSTGNIVTNARGGESYHNYGLAIDFALRTPQGEIVWDMERDDNGNGEPDWMEVVTIAKDLGFTWGGDWANFPDYPHLQMDFGLSINELKRGKRPPDKP, encoded by the coding sequence ATGAACAAATCAAAACGTAAAAAACAGCAAAAGCGGAAAGGAAGTTTTCGATTCTGGCTTATCGCTACTTTGCTCCTTGTCGTTGTATATATATGGCTTCAGCAGAAAGATGATGTATATGAAATATGGCCGGGGAGTCGGCAAGATGTCATTCCCATTACAGGCCTACATCCCCTTGTAGCTGAGAGTGAGGAGCTGTTGGTTCGAAAAGCAGCCAGGCGCGGCATAGATGTTGTCATAACTCATGGTTATCGAAGTATCGAGGAACAGGATGCATTGTTCGATCAAGGACGTTCAAGTACAGGGAACATTGTCACCAATGCCAGAGGCGGAGAATCTTATCACAACTATGGATTAGCTATTGATTTTGCCCTTCGTACACCCCAGGGGGAGATTGTATGGGATATGGAGCGTGACGATAACGGTAATGGTGAGCCTGATTGGATGGAGGTTGTTACAATTGCAAAAGACCTCGGATTCACTTGGGGAGGGGATTGGGCTAACTTTCCCGACTACCCTCATTTACAAATGGATTTTGGTTTAAGCATTAATGAGTTAAAGCGGGGTAAACGACCGCCTGACAAACCATAA
- the rpsR gene encoding 30S ribosomal protein S18: MGFKQREGGDNDKRPARRGGRNKRRKVCFFTANKITHIDYKDTDLLRKFISERGKILPRRVTGTSAKYQRALTIAIKRSRQIALLPYTTE, encoded by the coding sequence ATGGGCTTCAAGCAAAGAGAAGGCGGAGACAACGATAAAAGACCAGCACGTCGTGGCGGTCGTAACAAACGTCGTAAAGTGTGCTTCTTCACAGCAAACAAAATTACTCACATCGATTATAAAGATACGGACTTGCTTCGTAAATTTATCAGCGAACGTGGAAAAATTTTGCCACGCCGTGTAACAGGTACTAGCGCTAAATATCAACGTGCTTTGACGATTGCAATTAAACGCTCCCGTCAAATCGCATTATTGCCATACACTACTGAGTAG
- the ssb gene encoding single-stranded DNA-binding protein → MLNRVILIGRLTRDPELRYTPAGVAVTQFTLAVDRPFTSQGGEREADFIPVVTWRQLAETCANYLRKGRLAAVEGRIQVRNYENNEGKRVYVTEVIADNVRFLESASRDNNGGGGGQPMREEPSYGGGGRANNNNSRSNNQDPFSDDGKPIDISDDDLPF, encoded by the coding sequence TTGTTGAACCGTGTCATTCTGATCGGCCGGTTAACCCGGGATCCTGAGTTGCGTTACACTCCAGCAGGAGTAGCAGTTACGCAATTTACTTTGGCAGTGGACAGACCGTTTACAAGCCAAGGGGGAGAGCGGGAAGCGGATTTCATTCCGGTCGTAACCTGGAGACAGCTTGCTGAGACTTGTGCAAATTATTTGCGCAAAGGACGCCTAGCTGCAGTCGAAGGACGCATTCAAGTACGGAACTACGAGAATAACGAAGGAAAACGTGTATACGTGACCGAAGTCATTGCCGATAACGTCCGTTTCTTGGAGTCAGCTAGCCGTGATAATAACGGTGGCGGCGGTGGGCAACCAATGCGTGAAGAGCCTTCTTATGGAGGCGGCGGGCGCGCGAACAATAATAATTCGCGTAGCAACAATCAGGATCCTTTTTCCGATGACGGAAAACCGATTGATATATCGGATGATGATTTGCCATTTTAA
- the rpsF gene encoding 30S ribosomal protein S6: protein MRKYEVMYIIRPDVEQEVVQATVDKFQGIISNGGGEVTAHDVMGKRRLAYEIKKFRDGVYVLVHFTAEPAVVTELERLMKISDEVIRYLITNDVKSA from the coding sequence ATGCGCAAATATGAAGTGATGTACATTATTCGTCCTGACGTTGAGCAAGAAGTTGTTCAAGCTACAGTCGATAAATTCCAAGGCATCATCTCCAACGGCGGTGGTGAAGTTACAGCTCACGACGTTATGGGTAAACGCCGTCTTGCGTATGAGATCAAGAAATTCCGTGATGGTGTTTATGTTTTGGTACACTTCACTGCTGAACCAGCAGTTGTTACTGAACTTGAGCGTCTCATGAAGATTTCTGACGAAGTAATTCGTTATCTCATTACAAACGACGTTAAGTCTGCTTAA
- a CDS encoding YjzC family protein: protein MGERTEFEPGDKAPNDGEYTEVGEKSFHTEINNPKRVTLQKGEPFPETSNHNRKWKKLTKARVH from the coding sequence ATGGGCGAAAGAACTGAATTTGAACCAGGAGACAAGGCTCCAAATGATGGCGAGTACACCGAGGTCGGTGAGAAGAGCTTTCACACGGAAATCAATAATCCAAAGCGAGTAACGTTGCAAAAAGGTGAACCCTTCCCAGAGACAAGCAATCATAATCGTAAGTGGAAGAAGCTAACGAAAGCTCGTGTCCACTAA
- a CDS encoding DUF951 domain-containing protein, with product MERKIFQLGDIVQMKKQHPCGSNEMEIIRMGMDIRIKCVGCKHSVLIPRAKFEKNMKKVLRSAEDLAES from the coding sequence GTGGAGCGTAAAATTTTTCAGCTCGGGGACATCGTGCAGATGAAGAAACAGCACCCATGCGGAAGCAATGAGATGGAGATCATTCGTATGGGAATGGATATCCGTATCAAATGTGTAGGGTGTAAACACAGCGTGCTTATTCCAAGAGCGAAGTTTGAGAAAAACATGAAAAAGGTGCTGCGGTCAGCAGAAGATCTAGCTGAATCATGA
- a CDS encoding mechanosensitive ion channel family protein, whose product MWSFKYMAASGGSNEPTVIENALSWTDQLWNKVADADMWFNILFSSLRILLIFIATRIVIKIVSRIIDRSMKQKQEGRLRVNPRRFVTVGELLKNATSITCNFIMVLLVLSEINVKVGPLLASAGVLGLAIGFGAQGLVKDVITGFFIILEDQFAVGDVIQTGTYKGTVEVIGLRTTKLVSWQGEVHIIPNGTIASVTNFSMSNSLAVVDIPMKADLSLDESVHLVKRALVGIENRDLNIVKVPDVLGIQSMSTSEYVVRIVAECMPNSRSSVERQIQSDVKKSLEYQEMSNQAALEQAAGQEQNEGDGTGGA is encoded by the coding sequence ATGTGGTCGTTTAAATATATGGCGGCTTCTGGTGGTTCGAATGAGCCTACTGTTATAGAAAATGCTCTAAGCTGGACAGATCAATTATGGAACAAAGTTGCTGATGCAGATATGTGGTTTAATATTTTATTCAGCTCCCTGAGGATCTTGCTTATATTCATTGCTACTCGAATTGTGATTAAAATTGTGTCGCGTATTATCGATCGTAGTATGAAGCAGAAGCAGGAAGGCCGTCTTCGCGTTAATCCTCGTCGTTTTGTTACGGTAGGTGAATTGCTGAAGAACGCAACCTCCATAACGTGTAACTTCATCATGGTGCTGCTAGTATTATCGGAGATTAATGTAAAGGTTGGGCCATTACTTGCCAGTGCGGGTGTACTCGGACTAGCAATCGGTTTTGGAGCACAGGGATTAGTAAAAGATGTAATTACGGGTTTCTTCATTATACTAGAGGATCAATTTGCTGTAGGAGATGTCATTCAGACTGGCACGTATAAAGGAACGGTTGAGGTTATCGGACTCAGAACAACCAAGTTGGTCAGTTGGCAAGGTGAGGTGCACATCATACCTAATGGTACCATTGCCAGTGTAACGAACTTCTCGATGTCCAATTCACTTGCTGTTGTGGATATTCCAATGAAGGCTGATTTGAGTTTGGATGAGTCGGTTCATTTGGTAAAGCGAGCGCTGGTGGGAATTGAGAATCGTGATCTCAACATTGTGAAGGTGCCAGATGTACTTGGCATTCAATCGATGTCTACCTCAGAGTACGTTGTTCGCATCGTTGCAGAGTGTATGCCAAACTCCAGATCTTCTGTAGAACGACAGATTCAAAGTGATGTGAAGAAATCACTGGAGTATCAAGAGATGAGCAATCAAGCAGCCTTAGAGCAGGCAGCAGGTCAAGAACAGAATGAGGGGGATGGCACAGGTGGAGCGTAA
- a CDS encoding DUF3343 domain-containing protein, which produces MDEWLDDWMLIAFDSTQQALRAEMLLEFAEIEIDLFPTPKEITAGCALCIQFPKEDVLRVQQIIRNEFVEIRGLYFKTEDSYDNIPM; this is translated from the coding sequence ATGGACGAATGGTTAGATGATTGGATGTTGATTGCATTTGATTCTACTCAGCAGGCACTACGAGCGGAGATGCTGTTAGAATTTGCTGAGATTGAGATCGACTTGTTTCCAACACCGAAAGAGATTACGGCAGGCTGTGCACTCTGTATTCAGTTTCCTAAGGAAGATGTGCTGAGAGTGCAACAGATCATTCGGAATGAGTTCGTGGAGATTCGAGGCCTCTATTTCAAAACGGAAGACAGCTATGATAACATACCGATGTAG
- the yyaC gene encoding spore protease YyaC, which translates to MKPISHSFSSQDMTSLKIPHTDPGVHSAIIHRLMFHLYKAHSLQNVVIVCIGTDRSTGDCLGPLVGSALAKWDSPLFHLYGTLDEPVHAMNLQETLHKIQATHHNPYVIGIDACLGQSSSVGCIQVVNGPLKPGAGVNKELPPVGDIHLTGIVNVGGFMEYFVLQNTRLSLVMRMSEIISSSLYSAIREWHTRSTLLAVPE; encoded by the coding sequence ATGAAACCCATCTCGCATTCTTTTTCATCCCAAGATATGACCAGTTTGAAAATTCCTCATACCGATCCTGGCGTACACTCAGCTATTATTCATCGTTTAATGTTCCATCTCTACAAAGCTCATTCGTTGCAAAATGTGGTAATCGTATGCATCGGTACTGATCGATCTACCGGGGACTGCTTAGGCCCATTAGTAGGTTCAGCTCTCGCTAAATGGGACAGCCCTCTCTTTCACCTTTATGGCACACTGGATGAACCTGTACATGCTATGAATCTACAAGAAACACTGCACAAAATCCAAGCCACACACCATAATCCATACGTTATCGGAATCGATGCTTGTCTTGGACAATCCTCTAGTGTTGGCTGCATTCAAGTGGTCAATGGTCCATTGAAGCCTGGAGCTGGCGTAAATAAAGAATTACCGCCGGTCGGCGATATCCATCTGACAGGTATCGTTAACGTCGGCGGCTTTATGGAATACTTTGTTCTGCAAAATACAAGGCTCAGCTTAGTTATGCGCATGTCTGAGATTATATCCAGCAGTCTTTACTCGGCCATCCGAGAATGGCATACTCGCTCTACTCTGCTTGCTGTGCCAGAGTAA
- a CDS encoding DUF4446 family protein has product MAELNELILEQLLWIIGGMALLLVILLVTSIAQGAKLRKFKRKYEAMMSGTGVEDLETLLINLKIQMDSIEDEHKLQTNQLQAVMQKLTHMQGKVGVKRYNAYGERGSDLSFSMAMINDNQDGMILTGLYNRDGSYVYAKPLKGGESTYTLSPEEKEAITLAQQAE; this is encoded by the coding sequence ATGGCTGAACTAAATGAGCTGATTCTGGAACAATTGCTATGGATTATTGGCGGAATGGCATTACTATTGGTAATCTTGCTGGTGACTAGCATTGCACAGGGTGCAAAGTTGCGTAAGTTTAAACGGAAATATGAAGCGATGATGTCTGGCACAGGAGTAGAAGATCTGGAGACGTTGTTAATTAATCTGAAGATTCAGATGGATAGCATTGAAGATGAACACAAGCTGCAAACGAATCAGCTACAAGCAGTCATGCAGAAATTGACCCATATGCAGGGTAAAGTAGGGGTTAAGCGTTACAATGCTTATGGTGAAAGAGGTAGTGATCTGAGCTTCTCCATGGCAATGATTAACGATAATCAAGACGGTATGATCCTCACAGGTCTCTATAATCGTGATGGTTCTTATGTCTATGCTAAACCTCTTAAAGGGGGAGAGTCCACGTATACACTTTCCCCTGAAGAGAAAGAAGCGATTACTCTGGCACAGCAAGCAGAGTAG
- a CDS encoding aminotransferase class V-fold PLP-dependent enzyme: MERVIYLDHAATSWPKPPTVGEAMMQALDVAGANPGRGSHRMAVQASRVLFSTRKALSTLFGVSNANDISLGSNTTEALNLAIQGWLREGDHVIATMAEHNSVRRPLEYMRRSRNVTVDYVKVNAMGAVDLLELKKMFRPNTRLVVCTHSSNLLGSILPVGEISEMCRKRQIPLLVDAAQSAGVMPVDVKQLGIDMLAFPGHKGLLGPQGTGGLYIAPELDVQPLLHGGTGSQSEAIEQPTVRPDRYEAGTPNTVGMAGLAAGVKHVMELTPERIYQHEWELTQFMMEGLASVPGIRMLGPEVGHPRTGLLSFTVEGHDSAQLAFKLDRQYNIAVRSGFHCTPLAHESAGTTRSGAVRASVGYNTVQSDVNTLIEAVHEITRFK, encoded by the coding sequence GTGGAGAGAGTCATCTATCTAGATCATGCTGCAACATCATGGCCTAAACCGCCTACTGTTGGTGAAGCAATGATGCAGGCTTTGGATGTAGCGGGAGCTAATCCAGGTAGAGGTAGCCATCGGATGGCTGTTCAAGCGAGTCGCGTATTATTTAGCACTAGAAAGGCATTATCCACGCTGTTTGGTGTGAGCAATGCAAATGATATTTCACTCGGTTCGAATACGACAGAGGCTTTGAACCTTGCCATTCAGGGATGGTTACGCGAAGGTGACCATGTTATTGCAACTATGGCTGAACATAACTCTGTGCGACGTCCGTTGGAGTACATGCGTAGATCACGAAATGTAACCGTAGATTATGTAAAGGTTAATGCTATGGGCGCCGTTGATCTGTTGGAGCTTAAGAAGATGTTCCGACCGAACACCCGACTGGTTGTCTGTACACATAGCTCTAATCTGTTGGGTAGTATTTTACCAGTGGGTGAAATCTCTGAGATGTGTCGAAAACGTCAGATTCCTTTACTTGTAGATGCTGCTCAAAGCGCTGGCGTGATGCCCGTTGATGTGAAGCAACTTGGCATTGATATGCTTGCCTTTCCTGGTCACAAAGGTTTGTTAGGTCCACAAGGGACAGGTGGACTCTACATTGCCCCAGAGTTAGACGTGCAACCTCTACTTCATGGCGGGACAGGAAGTCAATCAGAAGCAATAGAACAACCTACTGTCCGTCCCGATCGTTATGAAGCTGGTACACCTAATACGGTAGGTATGGCCGGTCTTGCTGCTGGTGTAAAGCATGTGATGGAATTAACACCTGAACGGATCTACCAACATGAATGGGAATTGACACAGTTTATGATGGAAGGGTTAGCCTCTGTACCGGGAATTCGAATGTTAGGCCCAGAGGTTGGACACCCCCGTACTGGATTGTTATCGTTTACGGTAGAAGGACATGATTCAGCTCAACTTGCTTTTAAACTGGATCGACAGTACAACATTGCAGTTCGTTCCGGGTTTCACTGTACACCTCTTGCACATGAGTCCGCAGGCACTACACGGAGTGGAGCGGTTAGAGCAAGTGTAGGATACAACACAGTCCAAAGTGATGTGAACACTTTAATTGAAGCTGTGCACGAAATAACAAGATTCAAATAA
- a CDS encoding ParB/RepB/Spo0J family partition protein: protein MSKRLGKGLDALIPSLSINDDDKVVEIPISQLRANPYQPRKVFDEDAIHELAESIRQHGVIQPIIVRTVLRGYEIIAGERRFRASQYCGNATVPAVVRNFSDQQVMEIALIENLQRENLNAMEVAVAYQGLMDQFALTQEELSVKVGKSRSHIANFLRLLSLPDELKDHVSRGTLSMGHARAIVGVKDLDMMKQLAKQTIEQQWSVRELEEAVQQLDRAKALEGKAKSKLKKKDPFIDTVEESLRERFKTTVKIKHSNKEKGKIELNYYSKQDLERLLELLQ, encoded by the coding sequence ATGAGTAAGCGGCTCGGAAAAGGTCTGGATGCCCTCATTCCATCGCTTTCAATTAATGATGATGACAAAGTCGTTGAGATCCCGATTAGTCAATTGCGGGCAAACCCTTATCAACCTCGAAAAGTATTTGATGAGGATGCAATTCATGAGTTGGCTGAGTCCATTCGCCAGCATGGGGTAATACAGCCGATCATCGTACGTACCGTGTTGAGAGGGTATGAGATTATTGCTGGTGAACGGCGTTTCAGAGCTTCTCAATATTGCGGAAATGCTACTGTACCAGCAGTAGTTCGTAATTTCAGTGATCAGCAGGTTATGGAAATCGCACTGATCGAGAATCTTCAGCGTGAGAACCTAAATGCTATGGAAGTTGCAGTTGCCTATCAAGGGCTCATGGATCAGTTCGCCTTGACTCAGGAAGAGCTGTCTGTAAAGGTGGGCAAATCTCGATCCCATATTGCTAATTTCTTGAGATTGTTATCTTTACCGGATGAATTGAAGGATCATGTTTCACGTGGAACACTATCAATGGGTCATGCTCGTGCCATTGTAGGTGTGAAGGATCTTGATATGATGAAACAACTTGCTAAACAAACCATTGAGCAACAATGGAGTGTGCGTGAGTTGGAAGAAGCAGTTCAACAGTTGGATCGCGCTAAAGCACTCGAGGGCAAAGCGAAATCTAAACTGAAGAAGAAGGATCCATTCATTGATACAGTGGAGGAGTCCCTTCGGGAGCGGTTCAAAACAACTGTGAAAATCAAGCATAGCAACAAGGAAAAAGGTAAAATTGAGCTCAACTACTACAGTAAACAAGATCTAGAGCGGCTACTCGAACTGCTGCAATAG
- a CDS encoding ParA family protein, translated as MSKIMAVANQKGGVGKTTTSVNLGAGLASLGKRVLLVDIDPQGNTTSGVGINKADVANCIYDVIINEVHPQQAIVETQIEGLHIIPATIQLAGAEIELVSTISREVRLKKSLAMVKNNYDYILIDCPPSLGMLTINSLTASDSVIIPIQCEYYALEGLSQLLNTVRLVQKHLNTSLQIEGVLLTMFDARTNLGIQVIEEVKKYFQQKVYSTIIPRNVRLSEAPSHGQSIITYDPRSRGAEVYLELAKEVISYE; from the coding sequence TTGTCTAAGATTATGGCCGTAGCAAATCAAAAGGGCGGTGTGGGGAAAACGACAACATCTGTTAACTTGGGTGCAGGACTGGCTTCACTCGGGAAAAGAGTACTACTTGTCGATATAGACCCTCAGGGGAACACAACCAGCGGAGTCGGAATCAATAAAGCAGATGTGGCTAATTGCATATATGATGTCATCATTAATGAAGTTCATCCTCAGCAGGCTATTGTAGAAACTCAAATCGAAGGACTTCATATTATTCCTGCAACCATTCAGCTCGCTGGAGCCGAGATTGAATTGGTATCTACGATATCACGCGAAGTTCGCCTGAAAAAATCACTCGCCATGGTGAAAAACAATTATGATTACATACTGATCGATTGCCCACCATCCCTTGGCATGTTGACGATTAACTCGTTGACCGCCTCCGATTCGGTGATCATTCCGATTCAGTGTGAGTATTATGCACTTGAAGGTTTGAGCCAACTGCTCAATACCGTTCGTTTGGTTCAGAAACATCTGAACACCTCTTTGCAGATCGAAGGCGTGTTGCTTACGATGTTTGATGCGCGTACGAATCTGGGAATTCAAGTCATTGAAGAAGTTAAGAAGTATTTTCAGCAAAAAGTGTATTCAACGATTATCCCGCGTAATGTTCGGCTTAGTGAAGCACCATCTCATGGACAGTCGATTATTACGTACGATCCCCGTTCCCGGGGAGCAGAAGTATATCTAGAGCTCGCAAAGGAAGTGATATCATATGAGTAA
- the noc gene encoding nucleoid occlusion protein yields MKEQFSKLFGLADRNNGDEIKQIPVNEIVSSPYQPRTIFDDEKIDELLQTIKTHGVIQPIVVRVRNGSYEIIAGERRWRAVRKLGLDHIPAIVREFNDSQAASIALIENLQREGLTSIEEAVAYQKLIDLHQLTQESLAQRLGKSQSTIANKIRLLQLPEGIKAALMERKISERHARALLSLDTEELQMKLLAEIIEKELNVKQTEARVAFYKEASKIKKSKRISFTKDVRLALNTIRQSIDMVSGSGLDIKTKEEDHEDHYEIVIHIPKRK; encoded by the coding sequence ATGAAAGAACAATTTTCGAAGTTGTTTGGTTTGGCGGATCGCAATAACGGAGACGAGATAAAACAAATTCCGGTCAATGAAATTGTGAGCAGCCCGTATCAACCCCGTACGATCTTTGATGATGAAAAAATTGACGAGTTGTTGCAGACGATCAAGACACATGGGGTTATCCAACCTATTGTCGTCCGCGTACGAAATGGATCATATGAGATTATTGCTGGTGAACGTCGCTGGCGTGCAGTTCGAAAGCTTGGTCTGGATCATATTCCAGCCATTGTACGTGAATTCAACGACTCACAGGCTGCATCCATTGCATTGATTGAGAACTTGCAGCGTGAAGGACTAACATCGATCGAAGAAGCGGTGGCCTATCAGAAACTAATTGATTTGCATCAGTTGACACAAGAGAGTCTAGCACAGCGTTTGGGTAAGAGTCAGTCGACGATTGCCAACAAAATTCGTTTGTTACAGCTTCCTGAAGGTATTAAAGCAGCTCTAATGGAACGGAAAATCTCCGAACGACATGCAAGAGCGTTACTTTCACTAGATACAGAAGAATTACAGATGAAGCTGCTTGCTGAAATTATTGAAAAAGAACTCAATGTGAAGCAAACGGAAGCACGTGTTGCCTTCTACAAAGAAGCCTCTAAAATTAAAAAATCGAAACGTATTTCATTCACCAAGGACGTTAGACTTGCACTGAATACGATTCGCCAATCGATTGATATGGTTTCCGGTTCTGGTCTGGATATCAAAACGAAAGAAGAAGACCACGAGGATCATTATGAAATCGTTATCCATATCCCGAAACGCAAATAA
- the rsmG gene encoding 16S rRNA (guanine(527)-N(7))-methyltransferase RsmG, with protein sequence MDAIQQQLQLRLKEHGLELNELQLEQFELYFQDLVTWNEKMNLTGITEREQVYTKHFYDSVSLAFYTDISKVEKLADIGSGAGFPGLPLKICFPHLKLTIIDSLNKRIGFLQHVVDHLGLTDVELIHGRAEELGRKEGYRDSYDLVTARAVAKLAVLNEFCLPFVRKGGFFAAMKGGDPREEMKEAEFSFNQLKGRVKAVHPFQLPVEESERHIILVQKFDKTPHKYPRKPGTPLKTPLV encoded by the coding sequence ATGGACGCTATCCAACAGCAACTACAGTTGCGTTTGAAAGAACATGGATTAGAGCTGAATGAACTTCAGCTGGAACAGTTTGAATTATACTTTCAGGATCTTGTTACCTGGAATGAAAAGATGAATCTGACGGGCATCACTGAGCGGGAACAGGTTTATACGAAGCATTTTTATGATTCGGTGTCCCTAGCTTTTTACACGGATATTTCCAAAGTTGAAAAGCTGGCTGATATCGGATCGGGAGCGGGCTTCCCGGGATTGCCACTTAAGATTTGTTTTCCACACTTAAAGTTAACAATTATTGATTCATTGAATAAGCGTATCGGTTTCTTGCAGCATGTGGTGGATCATCTTGGTCTGACAGACGTTGAATTGATCCATGGACGAGCAGAAGAGCTTGGACGTAAAGAAGGGTATCGGGATAGTTATGATCTCGTTACGGCACGAGCAGTTGCCAAGCTAGCTGTATTGAATGAATTCTGCCTGCCATTTGTACGCAAAGGTGGATTCTTCGCTGCGATGAAGGGTGGCGACCCGCGCGAAGAGATGAAGGAAGCGGAGTTCAGCTTCAACCAGTTGAAGGGACGAGTAAAAGCAGTCCATCCATTCCAGCTACCGGTGGAGGAATCTGAGCGTCATATTATTCTCGTTCAGAAGTTTGATAAAACACCTCATAAGTATCCACGCAAACCAGGTACACCACTGAAAACACCTTTGGTGTAA